In Nicotiana tabacum cultivar K326 chromosome 10, ASM71507v2, whole genome shotgun sequence, the DNA window TTGACGGAACTTCTTTCTGGAATTTCTTCAACACTTTCGCTGAATTTTCTAAGGGGGAGAAGAAGATTACGAGACAGCCGTTTTTCGGTCGTAACACGGTGTTTGATTCTCCGGCGGTTCTTCAGTTCCCGGAAGGTGGACCGTCGGCGACTTTCTCCGGCGACGAGCCTATACGTGAGAAGATCTTTCATTTTAGCAGAGAAGCTATTTTGAAGCTGAAATTCAGAGCCAACAACAAAATGGCAGTTAACGGTCAAAACGGAAAAACTAACGGGAAGATAACACCCGTTAACAACGAGCCGGCTTTGCAAAACGGTGCGGCTGTGAAGGGTACGGCTTCGGAGATTTCATCATTCCAATCGTTGAGTGCTCAGTTGTGGAGATCCGTGACGCGGGCCAGGAAGTTGGACGGGAGCAAAACGACGACGTTTAGGATGGCGGTGAACTGTCGCCATCGGCTCGAGCAAAAGATGGAGCCGCTGTATTTTGGAAACGCGATTCAGAGTATCCCAACGGTTGCTTCCGTTAATGAGCTGTTAACTAACGACTTGAATTGGAGCGCGAATCTGCTACATCAGAATGTAGTGGCGCATGATGATGCTACCGTGCGCCGGGGTGTGAAGGATTGGGAAAGTAATCCTAGGTTATTTCCTTTGGGAAATTTCGACGGAGCTATGATCACTATGGGAAGTTCACCTAGATTTCCAATGTACGATAACGATTTCGGGTGGGGCCGGCCCCTGGCGGTCCGAAGTGGCATGGCTAATAAATTTGACGGTAAGATCTCCGCCTTCCCCGGACGAGAAGGAAATGGGACCGTTGATCTTGAGGTGGTTTTGGCACCTGAGACAATGGCAGGACTCGAAGAGGACATGGAATTTATGCAATATGTTTCTTAAATATTAGAAGTGTGAAATTTCAACTGAACAACGGTGATCAAGAGAACATTTGAAATCATTATAACCTCTTGACGACTAGGGTGTTTGTTACGAACATGTTTATTAAACtttgaaaagaaagaaatgtTTCCAACTTTTCTTTGGATTTATTCTTGTGGtaaattgaattgtttatgataaTAATATCATCAAGGTGAATTTATATAGTCTTCTTAGggttccatatttttgtttttcataGCATAAATAAAGCTATACaagcaaagaaaaaagaaattgaaggGTCCAAAGTGATATATAAAGTAGAACATATGGGCCATAAAACTAGTGGAGCTTGAGGCCTATAGCTCATTCCAAGAATTCATATTCTTTCTTTAGTGAAAGTACAAAAGAAAAATCTTCCTCGTGAAAAAAGTTCAACGATTAACTATGTAAAAATTTAACTGTATTTCGAATTTTAACATTGTTCAGGAGGCCTCCTATTAACTATGTAAAAAAGAGTACCAAAAAttgttcttcctttctttttttcatttaatGCATCATGCTGCAATGGTTGTCTTCGTATTACAAATTATATTTCCTAAATATCCTCCGTCCATCTATCTGTCCAAAAAAACCACACGACGTTAAttctattaataaaattactCCCGCAAGTAACAGGAACTGGTGGGCCTACATTTAATGACGTGTCATTTTTCTACTGAGCCACGTGGCAATCTcgaactaaaataaaaaataaatcttaTTTCGGTCCACTTAACTGACTTGACCCAAAATTTTGTTAAAGTGAGAAGTTGCGGCGGAAGAGGTGGAGTGAGAAGGGGAAGACatcttgttgtaagcaaatttgCCAATGCAGTAGATGGAGAAAGCGATGACGGagatgccaaggccaagaaaagCGTAGCTAAATTGATTAGTCAACATGGGATGCTTCCTCCCGTCGTCCCTCCTCCTAAAGAACTCTCCTGTTGTTTCCAATGGCTTCCTCACTTTCTCGATCTTCTTCTTGATTCCACCCAAACTCTCTCTTCCCCATTCATCTTCTCTCTTGCGCAACTACTGCCATTGGGAGTTGACCTCCACCATCATACTAGCTGCAACACTATTTTCACCACTGCAGCGGTTGTCTCCGCCACTCCATCACCATAGCTACTGCTCCCACCACCATAGTCATTTCTCCCATGAACAACACCCTAAAGTTACATAAAACTAAAGGAAAAGTGAGGGAAATAATTCTTATTTTACCctggaaaattggaaaaaaaaaaagcttaTATAAATCGTTGGCATCTTCAACAAACTAAGTTAAGAGTACTTAATTGAGAAACAAAATTTTCTCATGGTGGTGAGATATCTAAATTTAATTTTGGTAGAATCAGTTAGGTGGGTTAATGAAATTTTATGACCCATGTAACAAAACCTTGGATCGAATAAGGTAAATGGGTCGAAATAATATCCATTTTTGTTCCAATCAGAGATTGTCACGTGGCTCAGTAAAAAAAATTACACGTCATTAAATTTTAGGCTCACTAGTTCTGCCGTTGGTCGCGGgataattttattaatagaatTAACGTCGTGTGATTTTTTGGACGAATAGATAGACTGAGGGTATTTATAAACCATTTAGCAAACGATATAGATAGTTTAGGCCCTTTTCCGTATTTCCTTAAAGCATCATACATGGAAAATTTTCCGGCAAAAAGAATTT includes these proteins:
- the LOC107790881 gene encoding uncharacterized protein LOC107790881 (The RefSeq protein has 2 substitutions compared to this genomic sequence), with translation MPSSSVFVVSRSTIYPEHHESVNNSLRLSVSDLPMLSCQYIQKGVLLTQPPTELTSTHLISHLKISLSKTLSHFPPLAGRLITNSDGHVYILCNDAGVDFVHAKAPHLTIATLIPPNYSDLPLYFRKFFQFESTLSYAGHYKPLMVIQVTELNDGVFIGCTMNHAVVDGTSFWNFFNTFAEFSKGEKKITRQPFFGRNTVFDSPAVLQFPEGGPSATFSGDEPIREKIFHFSREAILKLKFRANNKMAVNGQNGKTNGKITPVNNEPALQNGAAVKGTASEISSFQSLSAQLWRSVTRARKLDGSKTTTFRMAVNCRHRLEQKMEPLYFGNAIQSIPTVASVNELLTNDLNWSANLLHQNVVAHDDATVRRGVKDWESNPRLFPLGNFDGAMITMGSSPRFPMYDNDFGWGRPLAVRSGMANKFDGKISAFPGREGNGTVDLEVVLAPETMAGLEEDMEFMQYVS